One genomic segment of Hordeum vulgare subsp. vulgare chromosome 2H, MorexV3_pseudomolecules_assembly, whole genome shotgun sequence includes these proteins:
- the LOC123426776 gene encoding uncharacterized protein C57A10.07 — MSSQGFGPGSPKSFRYPRADYDLESGIPRKGRKPKASHLDAPAPLSSALMKIRFFYEAHPVAVALILLSFGLSVLILLSVYETRFRTMRSGGDGVGAHPLPGLRNLVMVAGHSIYTSASCGKIDREDSWFLEPYQKHPGQASTFLAHIKEGVEIAARDQGALLLFSGGETRKDAGPRSEAQSYWAIAESEGWFGNDDSVRSRALTEEHARDSFENLLFSVCRFRELTGTYPQNITVVSYDFKEERFAQLHRSALGFPEERFFFSGTPATATAKEAALKGEASVRSQFQEDPYGCVGSLRVKRLKRDPFHRTIPYPNGCPELKGLFSYCGMVPYSGNLPWTQ; from the exons ATGAGCAGCCAGGGGTTCGGCCCCGGGAGCCCCAAGTCGTTCCGCTACCCTAGAGCCGACTACGATCTCGAGTCCGGGATCCCCCGCAAGGGCCGCAAGCCCAAGGCCTCGCATCTCGACGCCCCTGCCCCCCTCAGCTCGGCGCTGATGAAGATTCGCTTCTTCTACGAGGCGcaccccgtcgccgtcgccctcatCCTGCTGTCATTCGGGCTCAGCGTTCTTATCCTCCTGTCCGTGTACGAGACCCGGTTCAGAACGATGAGGAGCGGCGGCGATGGGGTCGGGGCGCACCCGCTTCCGGGCCTCCGCAACCTCGTCATGGTGGCCGGCCATTCGATATACACCAGCGCCAGCTGCGGGAAGATCGACCGCGAGGATTCGTGGTTCTTGGAGCCGTACCAGAAGCACCCCGGCCAGGCGTCCACCTTCTTGGCGCACATCAAGGAGGGGGTGGAGATCGCGGCGAGGGATCAGGGCGCGCTCCTCTTGTTTAGCGGTGGGGAGACGAGGAAAGATGCAGGGCCGAGGAGCGAGGCGCAGAGCTACTGGGCTATCGCAGAGTCGGAAGGCTGGTTTG GAAATGATGATAGTGTTAGGAGCCGGGCACTCACTGAGGAGCATGCACGAGATAGTTTTGAGAATCTCCTATTTAGTGTTTGCCGTTTCAGAGAACTCACTGGAACATACCCACAGAATATAACT GTTGTAAGCTATGATTTTAAGGAGGAAAGGTTTGCGCAGCTGCACAGATCTGCTCTCGGGTTCCCAGAAGAAAGGTTCTTCTTCTCAGGTACCCCAGCTACAGCTACAGCAAAGGAGGCAGCTCTGAAAGGTGAAGCCTCTGTCAGGTCTCAGTTCCAAGAAGATCCATATGGATGTGTTGGTTCTCTTCGTGTAAAGAGGCTCAAGAGAGACCCGTTTCACCGTACCATTCCTTACCCCAATGGCTGCCCTGAATTGAAGGGTCTATTCTCCTATTGTGGCATGGTGCCATACTCTGGGAACCTTCCTTGGACTCAGTAG